A single region of the Pieris rapae chromosome 19, ilPieRapa1.1, whole genome shotgun sequence genome encodes:
- the LOC110997888 gene encoding eukaryotic translation initiation factor 4E1-like, protein MASNSEDLQAVKMNTTLLTNDYYHPLEYHWNLWVFTNDKENWEENLVCAADFESVEGFWSIINHIKMPSEMKLGQDYLIFKKGIQPKWEHPANMNGGRWIINVEKNLSRLNEVWVHVLLLMIGENLPHGDIICGAVVNIRSKCKIGLWLSDGSNQKKVKEVGEVLKDNIKSHHIGKINFHLHMKNFNIHTI, encoded by the exons ATGGCATCAAACAGTGAG GACTTACAAGCGGTTAAGATGAATACTACGCTCTTAACAAATGATTATTACCACCCTTTAGAATACCACTGGAACTTGTGGGTATTTACAAACGATAAAGAGAACTGGGAAGAAAATTTAGTTTGTGCAGCTGATTTTGAAAGCGTAGAAGGTTTTTGGAG tatcatTAATCACATAAAGATGCCTTCAGAGATGAAATTAGGGCaggattatttaatattcaaaaaggGCATACAACCAAAGTGGGAACATCCAGCTAATATGAATGGGGGAAGGTGGATTATCAACGTAGAAAAAAATCTTAGCCGTTTGAACGAGGTGTGGGTGCATGTG TTACTTTTGATGATCGGTGAAAATCTGCCTCACGGAGATATAATATGTGGTGCAGTGGTCAATATTAGATCTAAGTGTAAAATTG GTCTATGGTTGTCAGATGGATCTAATCAAAAGAAAGTTAAAGAAGTTGGTGAGGtcttaaaagataatattaaatcgCATCATAtcggtaaaataaattttcatttgcatatgaaaaattttaatattcatactatataa
- the LOC110997870 gene encoding X-linked retinitis pigmentosa GTPase regulator-like → MIDDIPETGAVFTFGKSHFADNEPSHFFIKNDPIVAISCGDEHSAVICQNGRVFVFGANVWGQLGLGHKDEVTRPSCVKWLKPHRTMFVACGRAHTIFVTDTNAIYSVGCNEEGQLGTGDMESHTVPQFIELTVDQAIRQVSAGSNHTAILTDDGRVFMCGSNTEGQLGLGEDTRTSLKFTELKFMETIAFVECGYYHTVFITAKGAVFVTGDNENQKLGIPDTASTIYVPQVLPLNIEVKSACCGANHTFLLSMDETKILAFGSNEKGQLGMPNTIDYVKEPTEINMDKLFDGFQLKLVACGAMHTAFVTDNGLLYTCGEPRHNKLCLDEIDADTSNDFPNQYSPKRVSAMNGFVVDNVACGGCHTLLTGTKGSNVDFTNNDFIVNQSKPISITELPPLQKIPTMKSDEKMDIEKPTEESNNEDIGSIDSLEANVSGSHIVNINDLETTSMHNVPDLKTEEIDNKVIDVSTSIENEILSTTASIETTIENLIATTDHKSSSIEKGMLEMAEKAEDVKDKAVLEIKSMEDKANEKFENIIHTVKETTNDNIVKVEEVITKTVASIDPGLHDEKKVLEVPDKTELTHSPPPKTPIIQDLLEIPDISHMSPNISKHSDQKSDGDQSENETIPCGSDKSSPQAKTKTQAVMPIVRNEDHIDQEDVVVNKIEEKGRFARMFQSIRDKENSCIGKGKVIEEKITDNVHKGLETAEETVHKLEETVETEIRNQTNSRTCNIL, encoded by the exons ATGATTGACGACATACCAG AGACTGGTGCCGTGTTTACCTTCGGCAAGTCACACTTTGCGGACAATGAGCCAAGCCATTTCTTTATCAAGAATGATCCAATCGTCGCTATTTCATGTGGAGATGAACACAGCGCTGTTATATGcc AGAATGGCCGCGTGTTTGTTTTCGGCGCGAATGTTTGGGGTCAGTTGGGCCTTGGCCACAAAGACGAGGTAACAAGACCCAGCTGTGTGAAATGGCTGAAACCACATCGGACGATGTTCGTGGCTTGTGGAAGAGCACatactatttttgttactg ATACAAATGCGATATACTCTGTCGGTTGTAATGAAGAGGGTCAACTTGGAACGGGGGATATGGAGTCACACACTGTACCACAGTTTATTGAACTTACAGTGGACCAGGCAATTCGACAAGTGTCAGCGGGAAGCAACCACACAGCTATTCTTACTG ACGACGGCCGAGTATTCATGTGTGGGTCCAATACTGAAGGTCAGCTTGGACTGGGCGAGGATACTCGCACCTCCCTAAAGTTTACTGAACTCAAGTTCATGGAGACAATAGCCTTTGTTGAATGCGGGTATTATCACACTGTTTTTATTACAG CTAAAGGAGCAGTATTTGTAACGGGGGACAATGAAAACCAAAAGCTGGGGATTCCAGACACAGCCTCCACAATTTACGTACCTCAAGTACTTCCACTCAACATTGAAGTTAAGAGTGCCTGTTGTGGTGCCAATCACACTTTCCTACTCTCAATGGACGAAACAAAAATCTTGGCATTTGGATCGAATGAGAAGGGGCAATTAGGAATGCCTAATACAATTGACTACGTAAAAGAGCCCACAGAAATTAATATGGACAAATTGTTCGACGGCTTTCAGTTGAAGTTAGTAGCTTGCGGGGCAATGCACACTGCATTTGTAACTG ACAATGGGTTACTATACACATGTGGCGAGCCGCGTCACAATAAACTTTGTTTGGACGAAATTGACGCTGACACCTCAAACGATTTCCCCAATCAATACTCGCCGAAGCGGGTCAGTGCTATGAATGGCTTTGTTGTTGATAACGTGGCTTGTGGTGGCTGTCACACGCTACTTACAGGAACCAAAGGCTCCAACGTAGACTTCAccaataatgattttattgtaaaccAATCGAAGCCAATATCTATTACAGAACTACCTCCTTTACAAAAAATTCCAACAATGAAATCTGATGAAAAAATGGACATAGAAAAACCAACAGAGGAATCAAATAACGAAGACATCGGTTCTATCGATTCATTAGAAGCTAATGTTAGCGGTTCACACATAGTCAATATAAATGATCTTGAAACAACAAGTATGCATAATGTACCAGATTTAAAGACGGAAGAAATTGATAACAAGGTAATTGACGTCTCGACCTCTAtcgaaaatgaaattttatctaCCACTGCATCTATAGAGACCACAATCGAAAATTTAATCGCCACTACAGACCATAAAAGCTCATCTATCGAAAAGGGTATGTTGGAAATGGCAGAAAAGGCGGAAGATGTAAAAGATAAAGCAGtacttgaaataaaaagtatggAAGACAAAGCTAATGAAAAATTCGAAAACATTATTCATACTGTTAAAGAAACCACGAATGACAATATAGTTAAAGTAGAAGAAGTGATAACTAAAACGGTGGCTTCTATAGATCCTGGTTTACATGATGAAAAAAAGGTATTGGAAGTTCCGGATAAAACTGAGCTTACACACTCTCCTCCACCAAAAACTCCAATAATACAAGACCTATTGGAAATACCAGATATATCTCACATGAGCCCCAATATCAGTAAACACAGTGATCAAAAGAGCGATGGAGACCAATCCGAAAATGAAACAATTCCTTGTGGCTCTGACAAATCCAGCCCTCAAGCAAAGACGAAGACTCAAGCAGTTATGCCAATTGTAAGAAATGAAGATCATATAGATCAGGAGGACGtcgttgtaaataaaatcgaaGAAAAAGGTCGTTTTGCACGTATGTTCCAATCAATTCGGGATAAAGAAAACTCCTGCATTGGTAAAGGGAAAGTGATAGAAGAAAAAATTACAG ATAACGTACACAAAGGCCTGGAAACAGCAGAAGAAACTGTTCATAAATTGGAGGAGACTGTGGAAACGGAAATTCGGAATCAAACAAATTCGCGAACTTGCaacatattgtaa